The Streptomyces sp. 135 sequence GCGAGCGGCGCGACCCGCGTGCCCGCGTGCGGAGTGCCGAGCGTGACCAGCGTGCGTACGCGTATGTCGCCGCCGAGGCGCTGCGCGTAATAGCGGGCGATCAGGCCGCCGAGGCTGTGTCCGACGACGTCCACCCGGCGGTGGCCCGTGCGCTCGCAGAGTTCCTCGACGTGGCGGCCGAGCAGCTCGGCGGCGGCAGGGATGTCACAGGTGAGCGGGGAGTAGTTGAGGGACCCCACGCGGCGTCCGCCGTCCTGGGCGAGGGCGCGGCGGAGCAGGACGAAGACGGAGCGGTTGTCGATGAAGCCGTGCAGGAGAAGAACCGGAGGCCTGTCGTCCGCGGGGAGGCGAGGGGCGTCGGGCGGCGGCTGGACGGGGGCCGTCCGGCGCTCCTGGGCGATGCCCGAGGGGTAGAGGACGAGGTGGCCCGCGAGGATCGCCAGTTCCAGGGCGGTTGACTTCAGGAGGGCCAGGGAGATACGGCCTGCCGCTTTGGCGTGCAGGGCGGCCAGGGAAGGCAGCCGGGGCAGGGCGGGCAGCGAAGGCAGCGTCGGTACTGCGGGCAGCGAGGGCAGCGCCAGCAGTGCGGGCAGTGCCGACAGCGGGGG is a genomic window containing:
- a CDS encoding alpha/beta fold hydrolase encodes the protein MPVTGARPFRFRSFPLPDLPALPALPAFLTPSTLPALPPLSALPALLALPSLPAVPTLPSLPALPRLPSLAALHAKAAGRISLALLKSTALELAILAGHLVLYPSGIAQERRTAPVQPPPDAPRLPADDRPPVLLLHGFIDNRSVFVLLRRALAQDGGRRVGSLNYSPLTCDIPAAAELLGRHVEELCERTGHRRVDVVGHSLGGLIARYYAQRLGGDIRVRTLVTLGTPHAGTRVAPLADAHPIVRQMRPGSAVIEELKEPAPDCRTQFVSFWSDLDQTMDPLETACVDHPDLLVQNIRVTGIGHLALPVHPAVANGVRQALDLANPGADARQEPGGLTVA